From Brassica oleracea var. oleracea cultivar TO1000 chromosome C3, BOL, whole genome shotgun sequence, a single genomic window includes:
- the LOC106335440 gene encoding U-box domain-containing protein 13: protein MEEEKGAVAQSLIDVVTEIASVSDYRITVKKLCSNLARRLKLLVPMFEEIRESNDPISEDTLGTLVSLKEALSSAKDHLKFCSGGSKIYLVMEREQVTSKLLEVSVQLEQSLSKIPYEDLDISDEVKEQVELVLSQFRRAKGRVDASDDELYQDLHSLCIKSSDVDDHQPALQRVANKLQLMEIPDLAQESVALHEMVALSGGENNEEMAMVLKLIKDFVQMETDNSEDQKVGVSNGQTSTAACQKIPPVIPDDFRCPISLEMMRDPVIVSTGQTYERTCIEKWIEAGHSTCPKTQQALTSTTLTPNYVLRSLIAQWCEANDIEPPKPPSSFRPRKVSSFSSPAEANKIEDLMWRLAYGNPEDQRSAAGEIRLLAKRNADNRVAIAEAGAIPLLVGLLATPDSRIQEHSVTALLNLSICENNKGAIVSAGAIPGIVQVLKKGSMEARENAAATLFSLSVIDENKVTIGALGAIPPLVVLLNEGTHRGKKDAATALFNLCIYQGNKGKAIRAGVIPTLTRLLTEPGSGMVDEALAILAILASHPEGKSIIGSLDAVPSLVEFIRTGSPRNRENAAAVLVHLSSTDPQHLVEAQKLGLMGPLIDLAGNGTDRGKRKAAQLLERISRLAEQQKETAAHVQTKEEAEPTDSASTTEAADT from the exons ATGGAGGAGGAGAAAGGTGCCGTTGCGCAGAGCTTAATCGATGTAGTGACCGAGATTGCGTCTGTTTCCGATTACCGTATAACGGTGAAGAAGCTATGCAGCAATCTAGCGAGGAGGTTGAAGCTGCTTGTCCCGATGTTCGAGGAGATTAGAGAAAGCAACGATCCCATCAGTGAAGATACGTTGGGGACGCTGGTCTCCTTGAAAGAAGCCTTGAGCTCAGCCAAGGATCATCTCAAATTCTGCAGCGGAGGGAGCAAGATCTATCTG GTCATGGAGAGAGAACAAGTGACGAGTAAGCTGCTGGAGGTTTCCGTTCAGCTAGAACAATCTTTAAGTAAGATTCCTTATGAGGATCTTGACATATCTGATGAAGTTAAAGAACAG GTTGAGCTGGTTCTCAGTCAGTTTCGGCGAGCCAAAGGAAGAGTAGATGCATCAGACGATGAGCTATATCAAGATCTTCACTCATTGTGTATCAAAAGCAGTGATGTGGATGATCACCAGCCTGCCCTGCAGCGGGTTGCAAACAAGCTACAGCTGATGGAGATTCCTGACCTAGCTCAAGAATCAGTTGCTCTGCACGAAATGGTTGCGTTGAGCGGTGGTGAAAACAATGAAGAGATGGCAATGGTGCTGAAGCTGATTAAGGATTTTGTGCAGATGGAGACTGACAACAGCGAGGACCAGAAAGTAGGGGTTAGCAATGGACAAACTTCCACGGCTGCGTGTCAGAAGATACCCCCCGTGATTCCCGATGATTTTCGCTGCCCAATATCTCTGGAAATGATGAGAGATCCAGTTATTGTTTCAACAGGGCAG ACCTACGAACGCACCTGCATTGAGAAGTGGATAGAAGCTGGGCACTCGACATGTCCTAAAACACAGCAGGCGCTAACAAGCACAACGCTCACACCTAACTATGTTCTCCGTAGTCTCATAGCTCAGTGGTGCGAGGCTAATGACATTGAGCCTCCAAAACCTCCTAGCAGTTTTAGGCCCAGGAAAGTATCGTCCTTCTCGTCCCCGGCAGAGGCAAACAAGATCGAAGATCTTATGTGGAGACTCGCTTACGGAAACCCAGAGGACCAAAGATCTGCAGCTGGCGAGATCCGCCTCCTTGCAAAACGAAATGCAGACAACCGTGTGGCCATAGCCGAAGCTGGAGCCATACCTCTTCTCGTCGGCCTCCTCGCAACTCCTGATTCTCGTATCCAAGAACATTCTGTCACAGCTCTTCTGAACCTCTCCATATGTGAGAACAACAAAGGAGCCATTGTTTCTGCTGGAGCTATCCCTGGTATAGTTCAAGTTCTCAAGAAAGGAAGCATGGAGGCTAGAGAGAATGCGGCTGCTACGCTTTTTAGTCTCTCGGTGATTGACGAAAACAAAGTCACTATCGGTGCCTTGGGAGCAATCCCACCGCTCGTTGTGCTGCTTAACGAAGGCACACATAGAGGCAAGAAAGACGCTGCTACTGCACTTTTCAACCTCTGCATTTACCAAGGAAACAAAGGAAAGGCCATACGAGCAGGAGTGATTCCCACCTTGACTAGACTCTTAACAGAGCCCGGAAGCGGAATGGTCGATGAGGCGCTGGCGATTCTGGCCATTCTCGCTAGCCATCCCGAAGGGAAATCGATCATAGGATCACTGGACGCAGTCCCGAGCCTGGTGGAGTTTATCAGAACGGGTTCCCCTAGAAACAGAGAGAACGCAGCTGCGGTTCTAGTTCATCTCAGCTCTACTGATCCACAACATCTGGTGGAAGCTCAGAAACTCGGCCTTATGGGTCCATTGATAGATTTAGCCGGAAACGGGACAGATAGAGGGAAAAGAAAAGCAGCCCAGTTGCTTGAACGTATAAGCCGTCTAGCTGAACAGCAGAAGGAGACAGCTGCTCATGTACAAACCAAAGAAGAAGCTGAACCAACAGATTCAGCATCCACCACAGAAGCTGCTGACACTTGA